The Rosa rugosa chromosome 3, drRosRugo1.1, whole genome shotgun sequence sequence CTAATTGattgcttgcattgcattgcttgaaccaatgctcactggATCCACATTGATGACACACGTCATTATGATTGcatccctttaattgaggtgcattgtttTCACTTGGGTGGTGTCCCCTAGAGGAGTTGGCACCATTCCCACGGCCTTGGGCGGCTCCACCACGTCCTGGAGCCCCACGGccacctctcccacgttgccatgtattgccacgtgtccgtccttcattctgacggtttccttcctttgtagggcggttgtaTGGACCAATATGTTCGTTGTGTCCCTTatttttagggttccgctccttgcgccctcctttgggtgcagtattataattcgcctcttgaacgctcttagttctgACAggtcttgaattataattcttcacgaggatattatcatgtttttcagctacagacataacattaatgagctgatgaaacctcgagATCTGTCCAGAATTGTATTCGtttcgatattgctttgataccaaaattgctgagacggggaaggtggagagagttttctcaattagctcttgctctgtgacgggttgtccacagaaccccaacatggttttgaggcgtagagcttctgaattaaATTCAGCTACGGACTTGAAATCTGCGAATCGTAGATTgctccattgaactttcaagtcgggGAGGAGGGAGTCCTTGACattgccaaaacgctcttctagcgcaacccataattctctagcatccttgattgccatgtactccaatcggagtgatttatccatgtggcgtctcatCAATATGAGAGCGGTGGCATTATTTGTAGCTGTACGCTAAAAAATAAGCGCAGGGTTTGGTGCCtgaattacgggtaggatcccttttgaagtgaggtggttctcaacatccgtgacccaactatgatattccgagccagttgagtcaagtataggaaagtcaagcttctgcttcgacatcctgaaataagaagaaatatattagtttcggagttaaaaACTTCCATGACAactaaataataagatttccaagctatgctaccaagaaatcgatttccaagaatgattggattagaccgaaacaaagatgtttatatggtcataaatcgatgcttacggacgctcttagttcgaagtcttacgaacgctcttagttcgttaatagcgtgaatccccacgattccgcttttcaagaatcgaacccacattataagaaaggtgagatgaagaagaagggaggttgcaagcccccgagaaaagaagaggaaattgAAATTCAAGAAGCAGGAACGTTaattaaaacttacttgtttgTTATTCTTGAACTCTTGATCTTTGAGTTGATGTAGCTTTGGTGGAAAAGAACTTGGATGGCTCAGTGATGCTAAGCTCGTGTGATGATGGGATGAGGTTGAAAGTGTGGCCGGATGGCTGGCCGAGAGTTGCCTGGCGGATGCGCTACAGGGGAAGCAGATGCGCGGCAGAGCTGCAGGGGCAACAGGACAGCGATGCAGGGCTGCAGGCGCACGGGCGCGCAGGCGGGCAGCAGCGAGCGCAGGGGCACGCACGGGGCGGGCTGCAGGGGATGGCTCGGCTAGCTTGGGTTAGGGGTTGCGGTAGATTTTGGTGAAAAGAGTTttcgggtttttggtttttgttttgtggttagaactcgtgctgataacgtgtttaagaataATAGAATTAAGAGAGactgatgagagaattgtgtatatcattattgagaataggagccctatacatagggattacaaagtacatgttctaatgttacaaggaaaactattccgaataggactaggaattctagaacattctctcctattacaatcatggaACTACTCCTACtttgattaggcacacaaaGCTGATTTTCCTTCAAAATGTGGTACTTTTCCCTTCCTACTACCTTATAGAAGTCATTATCAAAAACTTTTGAATTGGTAATCCCATATTATGCATGATGATTCAGGATGCATGATACGTCCCAATTATTACTTGATAGGTTGGGAAGGAACGCAAACTTTATTAAAGTGATAAATTTAGTGCAACAATAAGAGGAACCTTCTTTCAAAAATATTATGCAATTAAAGTTGCATTTCTTAATCATTATTGATATATATACACTTCGTTTCTTCGATAAGACTGAAGTTACAGTAAGCAGAActcgatcatcatcatcatacatTTCATTTCTTCGATAACACTGAAGTTACACATCTTGTAACAGTTCCAAAGCACGTACACATCGACAATACCCAAAGTTACATATCTTACTGGCTAGTCCTACAGTCCACTGGATCCAATCAACTTGGTTAGCCCAAAGGTTATAGCCATAGCCATCCACCCTCCAACCAAAACCCTAACGGTTGATCTCAGAACTGGTGCCTTCCCCAAAGCTGCTCCCAACCAACCAAACACCATCAAAGCCAATGTCACCGCCACCGCCACAGCTCCTAACCTCGCCCCATACTCCTTTATGAACGAGGCTGCTAGCAGTGGTACCATTGCTCCCACTGAAAACGCAAGAGCCGATGCAGCTGCTGCTTGTAACGGGTTTGGCAAGTTCTCCTTCTCTTCTCCCTCCTCGTCTCCTACCAAGTGTACCACCGGGCTGTTTTGCTTGTTGTTTTTGTTGTCTCTCTTCATTTGGGCCACCTCTATGTCCAACTGGGAGTAGACAGAGACAAACTCTCCGATGGCCATGCTGCAGGCACCGGCTACTAGTCCGGCGAACCCGGTTAGTATCATGGCTTTAATGTCCTGCTTAACAGCACCAACACCCATCATTAACGACGCGGTGGAGATCAGGCCATCATTGGCTCCCAGGACGGCGGCGCGGAGCCACTGGGAGCGTTTGGAGTAGTCGAAGTCGTCGTTGTCCTTGGAAGTATTGAGGTCTTGGGTGGGTTGGTGCTCGAGGTCGAGGTTGTTCATGGTTGGGTTAGGGTACTTGGCCCCATTTACGGATGCTTGGCTATTTGGCGCCATGGAAAATTAATATGAAAAGCAAATGAGGAAGAAGCTAGCTAGGGATTTGTTgaggaagaacaagaagagaTAGTTGGAGAAGTGTGGAGAACACACGCCCTGAAGGAGGCTATTTATGGAGGAAGATGTTCAATTATGGAGGTAGTGGTGGGGTCACGTACAGCCATTAATTTTTACGGGGAACAATAGCTTTAGAAAGAAAATAATTCGAAGGCAGAGATGGGAAATGTCTGTACGTAGAACCGTTGCTGTGATGTATACGAGTGATCCACTAGAAAACAAACTCAAAGTTTCGATGATGCAGATCCTAACAAGATGCTGACCACCCTGGAAATAAATGCATTGAGCAAGGCAAAGGAGATAAGTACGTACCAGAAAAAATTAGCTGTAACAGGTAGACTGAATATCTAACCCTAGTCACCCATTACTGAGGGGTCTCAACCAGTTTGGGAAGATGAAATCGATTCAGAGTTTTCTGATCTAAGCTCTTTCAACTGTGTAAAGTAAGAACAAaggcagaaaagaaaaatgatgggACATATTATACAAAGTGAGCAAAGAGAACCTTCAACTTTTATCTTATTCAGAGTTATCATGCTTTTTTTAAGCCAGTTATACCGGACACCCCAAATCAATGAGCTAAACGTGATCGGTACCTATGAAACAAGACAAACGTTCCTCTTTGAAATCGTTTCGAATTAAAACGGAAGCAATAATTATTATTCAAGGGTGGTCATGTTTTTGTCATCTGAGATAAGAGGGTACGTGGTGTTAAAGATTTGTAACTTGTGAGGAGTTGTGTGCAAATAGACAGAGAATATATTACATTGCGATACCAGATCGAActtgctttgacatagcaggAAGAATCAAAGTAGTTGATAATGGTCGTCTTTTCGCATAAATAAAAGTACTTTGAGGACATGAATGGTTTCCCTAACGTTTTCTACCTTTTGCTTTACTAAATTATACAGTTTCTTAGGACTTCAAAAAACAAACCAGATACCTTAACGAATCAGGTACCATTTGCCCCTGTTAGTAATCCATCTCAAACAATATATACAATATATATTACACACACCAGAGGAACATAATTGTAATCAGAAACATTCATCTTTTGATAATTATGTCTTCAAAAGTTAcattgaaaagaaaaacaaaaacaataaaaagattTCGCAAAGATGATCTTTGAAGAACACCTAAAAGATCGACGATTTCAGTTCATTTTTAAATTGGATCACGAGGAGGATTACTACTCTTTTGCTCATTTTGTGGATAACCATATTATATTACatgcatataatatatattattcaTATTGTTTGGTAAAATCACATTATGCTTTAcatttggcaaaaaaaaaaaaaaattagagagagTTCGAACGTACATATTTAAACTAGTTTGAACCTGATTGTTTCGATAAGTTAAAATAAAGAGTATATTAACGCTGTTCATAAAAGACTGGAtagttttttaatttatttgattttataatataatattaattcatttatttgatttacttcaaaaCATGGACAATTCTAGGATCACATATTTGAGATTCGAGGGTGAAGTACATACACAATACAGTTTTAGTTTTTATCAAATGGGTTTGATCAATCGAGATCACCATTCTGTCAACTAATGGAAAGAATTTATTTTGTATAATATTGTCAAGAATGTACATTCTCATAAGTGCCGCCATTAATATGGGGGTTCACCAAATTGCTTGGAAACGTCAGTATTGTTCAAGTACTCAATTTCTGACCAGGTTAACTATGTTATATATAAACTCGATCTATGAgtacataaccagtttgagaATCGATGACTATAGAAGGATTCCAATGAGCTCCAACTTTTGGGGTCTACTTTACAAATAAAAACAACGCACCAAAGAAAAGCTAAGAAAGATGGAAATATGGAATGCTGAAGAAGATAGCACTAGGTGTATTTTGTGAAAAAATAAAGAGTTGGCATGGATTAGATAATATAAGAAATTGGGAGGGAGTGTGCATTTCATACGAATGCCACCACCCAATTGATATTTAAATCCAGTCAATTCAAGAAACCAGATCGAATTAGGGTTTCCTAGCTTT is a genomic window containing:
- the LOC133739500 gene encoding vacuolar iron transporter homolog 2-like, which encodes MAPNSQASVNGAKYPNPTMNNLDLEHQPTQDLNTSKDNDDFDYSKRSQWLRAAVLGANDGLISTASLMMGVGAVKQDIKAMILTGFAGLVAGACSMAIGEFVSVYSQLDIEVAQMKRDNKNNKQNSPVVHLVGDEEGEEKENLPNPLQAAAASALAFSVGAMVPLLAASFIKEYGARLGAVAVAVTLALMVFGWLGAALGKAPVLRSTVRVLVGGWMAMAITFGLTKLIGSSGL